GTAATAATACTAATAACTTTTCAATACCTTACCATACAATACCATAGCATTACTGAAAGACTTATTTTAAACATAACGAAAAtaattaatgatgatgaatgaatgatTTATGCGTTCTTTTTAGGATGGGCCGGTCCAAAATGTGAAGATCAAATAGACGAGTGCGAGTCTAACCCTTGCCAAAACGGAGGAGTTTGCATCGATGTTCACGCTGATTACATGTGCGCTTGTGCATTCGGTAAGTTTTTCTTAAACCTATAGGGTACAAAATTTCCATTGGTTTTCGACCTTAAATTGAGTGAATAAGGTCCAAATTTTAGAACAGAGTCTTGTCTGAGTGTGACTTATTGACTGTACCATACCAAGTCCTGAAACTTATGTGTTTGTGAAGGTTACACTGGCAAAAGCTGCGAGGTTCAGATTGAGTTCTGCGATGAGAACTCATGCAGCAACGAGGCACTTTGTGTCGTAGAGGATGGCATGAGGGTCTGCTACTGCGTGCCTGATTACCACGGCGAGCGCTGTGAACTGCAGTACGATGAATGCTTGCTGGGACCCAGGTATGACACTAATAACTTGACAACACGGACTCATTTGATTGGGTGTGGCACAAATAATGTTAGTtgcaaaaatgtagagttctgGAGCAATCACTTAAGTTTTCTAGTGTCATTTGTTTTCAAACACTGTTTTCAGATGTATGAATGGAGGTACCTGCATTGATGGCGTTGACAACTTCACATGCTCCTGCCCACCCAGACTCACTGGAACTTTGTGCGAATGTCTTATTCTCGATGACGGAACATACGATTGCGAATACGTCAGTCCaacacccctgcctgaaattaccCAGTCAATCATTCTAACTACGTATGAAGATCTTTTAACAACCGACTCTtcagttatctacaccatcggACACAATGACTCTAAACCGAGAAATATAACTATGTTCGAAGAAACTGAACTGTCAACTTTATCAACATCACCTGGAATAACAACTACAACGGAAACATCAATGGACACTACTTCTGAAACGACGGTCACGAAAGAAACTAGCCACGAAGAAACAACACCTATTTTTACTGTAGATTATACGTCGGTGAAAGAAATCACATCAATGACGTCATTTACTCAAGGAATGGATTCTAAGACTGAAGCTACAACTGAATGTAAAGAGTCTTGTACAAAACCTACAGAATATACAGCAAAGGTTCCCACTATTGATGAAGCTATTTCTTCAGTTATGACTACAGAACCTACGAAAGCAGATACTAAACTTACTACTACAACAGAAACATTTGAACTAACAACAATTACTACAACTACTGAAGCTGCTTCTACAACAACAGAAACGCCAATGAAAGAAATTACAGCAGAAGTAACTACCACGCCTAAAGGAGATACGACAACTGAGAAAATGTTCACCGATACGCCGACTGAACATGCTCAAACGGATTATCCAACTCCAATAGTGTATACAACAACTGAGGCGATGGAAGTGGTGACAGGGTTTGATAACTCTACATACGGGTTTACAACGGTACAATCAGAGTGCAGTGACACCGTTTGCAGTAATCATGGCACTTGTATCAACACTCCACATGGCATTCGAGTAAGTGCTTCTAATAAAGTAtgcattattcatcatcatgatcCTTAGAAATTTTcagatcccaactaatattataaatgcgaaagtaactctgtctgtctgtctgtctgtctgtctgtctgtctgtctgtctgtctgtctgttacgctttcccgcctaaacctcgcaaccgattttgatgaaatttggcatagagatagtttgagtcccgggaaagaacataggatagtttttatcccggtttttgaaacagggacgcgcgcgataaagtttttctgtgacagacaaaattccacgcgggcgaagccgcgggcggaaagctagtttcctATATTTACTCATTTTGGTTTTAGTGTCATTGCACATTCAACTACGGAGGAAGATTTTGCGATGAGAAACTTGTAATAGCATCGGCAGCTTTCGGTGGAGCTTCGTACATCACGCATAATCTTCGCAACGATACCTCAATAGTCATAGAATTCAATGCCAAGACATTGATAACTGAAGGGCAAATAATGCACGTGGATATTGCGAAAGGCGTTTATATGCAGCTATTCATGGTATCAGGATTGTTAAAGTTTAAGTTCTCGTGTGGCTACCAGACTATGCTTTTGAGTGAGCTGAAAACGTTTGTGAATAAAGGGTATCTTATGAAAATTGAAACAAGGtaacattgttttaatttatgttgatgatattttagttttaattgttGTACACTAACTGCAAGATCTATTTCAGGCTAGACTTATACTTGAAAGAGCAACACTGCAACGCTACTTTACGACTCAATGACACGGTGGCAATGAGTGGTGGTCAGGTGGCCAACATTAGTTCTTTGAACAGTAACACCACTCTTTACTTGGGGAACAATCCGGATTTGAAGGATTCTGATAATAAACCGTTCATTGGGTGTATTGCGGACTTGATAGTAAGTAAAAAGACTGGCACAGGAAAACTAATTGGCAAAAAAGAATTACCTGCTTTTTATTATCTGAACTTTTCTCTAGGTAAACGGTGAAAGACGGGAGGTTTTCGGAGAAGCGGTTGAAGCGAGTGAAGTGAGCGAGTGCTCGTCTTTGGCGTGTTTGTCAGGACCGTGCCTCAATGGAGGCTCCTGCAGCGACAGTGGATCTGGCTATACTTGCTCTTGCGCTAATGGGTAAGTTAGTAACTGTAGTTAGTGCTACTAACTTTATACCACGAATTAGCGTACTAGATATAATAAGTAGTTACTAGAAAAATAGTcattgtaggtacttacttacaaaTGGTTCTTCTTTTACGAACGCGCGTTTACTGCGCTGCTAAATTGGACTGCTTCTACACGGTGCGTTGCGTGCGGGAAACGCGCGACGACAGTGCCTGAAATACTAGTCATCCAAGTTACATCTAATGTCAGTCAACCAACTTATCCCCTCAAGACGATATTCGTTACCATGAAGACAGTGCCTTCGTTTTTGCCTCGTCAAACTGGTCCTCTTGTTCCAGTCATTATCTTTGATTTTAAGGAACAATGAAGACATCTAGGTAACGAGTACAATGACGGTGTTTACGTAACATCTAATATTACCCTTATTGTCTATGCTAGATGGACCGGAGTCCACTGCAACGAATCTGTATGCGAGAACAACCCTTGCCATACGGGTGGCAGCTGCGTGCGGCATCCTGGCAGTGGTTTCTTGTGCCTCTGCCCCTACGGCCGCCACGGCATCTTCTGCGAGTACAGTGAGTGTAGTTTTATATTGTTATACCATGGTCAATAGCTTTTGGCAATGTCGCTAACAAAAGGAACCTAATATTTACGCCGAATTTTCATAGTACGAAAAAATCTAGATAAACCTTTGACTGTCAACTGAAAAGTTCAATTTCTGCTTCAGTAAACCATCTTTTATTTAGGTGCAACATTCAGAAAGCCTATTAATTGTTGGACTGTGAATCTTTGTCAAGTTAGGTAAAAAAGTTTGGTCAACTCATATTGAAACATGAATGGCAAAACCTAACTAAAGTAATGTGTGTTGACAATTTTAGTTACACCCTCAAAAATTAGGACTTAATTTTGTGTTCCAGATGTAGAAATAACCCGACCCTCCCTCTCCCCAATAAGCACGGGGATATCGTCATACCTCATGTACCCGCTATCCCCTTCGGCGATCAACTCCGACCGCTTCGACCTGCGCCTACGCTTCCAAACCTCGGACATGGATCAGATCGCGCTACTAGCGTTTGTGGGGCAAGCGGGAAGGCATGATTCGAGGAGTCAGCACCTGGCTTTGACGTTTGTGAAGGGGTACATTATGCTGACGTGGAATATGGGGACTGGTGAGTACGCTTCTGATGTTTGTGGATCCAATTAGAAGTGAAAATTCTTAAAACACGAATCTTTCATGTTACCGATATGTGtgtattataacattatttttcGAAAATCTAACCCTTCGAAAGTCGGACTTTTTGAAAGACCTTGTAGGTACACATTAATCAgagtaataaattaactttatgaatgAACAGAGCATATTGAGTGTTTAGGCGTCTCTTTATACGATACAGGTTTGGTTAAATCtggataatttaataataacacatGCCATTTGTTAGTATTATCCACAGTCTTAATAGATGACTCATCGTTACTATCCTGTGAAACAATCGAAGCGAGAACATTTAGATTGGTGATTTGGTCCCTTAATTTTCGCGCGTGTAAATCAACTAACAGTTTGAAATGGCTTAAAAAGTCTGCCCCAATAATTGGCTGCTTTACGTCCGCTATAATGAAAttccatctaaatgctctccttagatttaaatttaaaacaagaGTACGCATACCGTATGTCTTAATTTCAGTACCATTTGCAGCGTATAACTTATAATCACAATCATCTGAAAGCGAAGACACACACTTTTTAACTGCAGGAATCACAGATACGTTGGCACCCGTATCAATTAAAAACTTTAGTCTGCTATTTCGGTCGAAAACACAAAGGCGGTTATTATGCGTTTCGATACTTGCCCCCGCCACCGGCTGTATCGCGTCTAGTTTCCCTGCGTAGATGTCGGTTTAGCCCCCTTCCAATTGCAAGGCTCGACGCACTTCACAGCCTTAGCACGGTAACGGTGATGATAAAAACATAGccaatttgttttatttcggGACATACTCACGTCGCGCTGACTCGATCGGCTTGTTCTCCCTCTCACAGCTGAACCTTCCTGTCGTTGAGGTGTTCTGGACCGGCGTAACTCAGCAACTTCCATTTGCAGTCGGTTAATCATTTCCGATAATTCGTGAATGCTTCCCGGCGTGGAGGTTTTCATTTCGGCTATTTCTGTATATTCTGGCCTGGTTGCCTCCATAACCTTGTCCGCCACCGTTGCCAAGCTCTCCAAGTCCTTGACCTCGGTGACAGCAAGAACAGCCTGAACTGCCGACGGCAAGTGTCTGGTCCAGATTATTTGTAGCGTGGAGTCTGGTAATTTGTTTCTAGCCAAGTCTCTCATCCGACGGAGAAGTTGCGATGGCTTTTGGGTGCCCAGTTCCATTTCCCCCAAAAGCTTTTGAAATTGCCGCGTCTCAGACTCTTCAAACACTTGTAACAGACGGTCCTTCAATGTCTGATATCGTCTTTCTTGTGGTGGTGACAGCAGCAGGTCGCTGACTTGCTGTATGGCAGATTTGCTGAGTTTGGTAACGActaagttttgttttgttacatCACCTAGTCGTTGCGATTCTATTACGGCCTCAAATTGGACAAACCAGAGTCGCGGTTGGTCTGACCAAAAATCAGGTATCCTTGACGAAACACTTATACTCGCCAAAGTCTCCGTCTCCGTCGACGCCTGTGCGGGCGGTGCCGCTAAAGAAGGCGCCGGCGTATTAGGCGCGGCGTAAATAGGTGCGGGTCCGTCTTGAGGATTCATATCCACAATGCACTGTccaaaacgtaaaaaaaaaaatgttcaacAGGCGTCACCAATGTACGTATTTATACACTGTATACCTAATGATCACGTCGGGCGTATTGATACACTGTATACGTAATGATCACGTCGGGCGCGTGCGCGGCTTGTACGAGGCATGACGGGCTTGGTGGACTGCTTGGTGAGGCGAGACTCGTCCTTGAGGATGGCCGTAGGTTGAATGCAGTGACGAAGCCAGACCGCTACCCCATACCCCGGTTGcaagattttaaatatgtattagcaggtaagaaaactattttttctCGCCTAGATTTAAATAGAGCATATCATTTTATTCCTGTAAATGATGACGACATTGAGAAGACAGCGATCATAACACCCTTTGGACTGTTTGAATTTACGCGCATGACCTTTGGGTTACGTAACGCAGGTCAAACATTTCAACGATTCATGGATAGCGTTGTGTTACAAGGtctagattttttatttgtgtatcTCGATGACGTAATAATAGCTAGTGAAAATGAGGTCCTGCACAAACAGCATTTAGACACAGTTTTTAAAAGGTTTAATGATTATGGCGTTACTTTAAATGTTTCGAAGTGTGACTTTGGGAAATCAAAGTTAGAATTTTTAGGATATGAAGTGTCGTCGGAGGGAGTACGTCCCCTGGACTATAAAGTACAGGCGATTGTTGATTATCCGAAGCCCGAGAATGTCGAACAGTTACGTCGATTCTTAGGGATGTTGAATTTTTATCGCACTCATATTCCTAGAGCCGCTGAATATCAATCCGAgctcaatatttatttacacaacgCCAAAAAGAAAGACCGTACTGTTATAGCATGGAACGACAAAGCCAACGAGGCATTTAAGAAGTGTAAGGAGAGCTTACAAAGCGCCGCTTCACTTCATTACCCGTTACCCGATGCGGACTTATCGCTTATGACCGACGCTTCAAACACATGCGTCGGCGCGGTTTTACAGCAAAAGGTAAACAATGTGTGGCAAccacttggttatttttcaaaGAAGTTGTCTCagactgaaataaaatattcaacttaTGATAGGGAATTGTTAGCTGTTTATATGGccatcaaatattttaaaaatttgttggAAGGTCGCGTCCTAACAATTTTTACTGACCATAAACCACTAGTATATGCGTTTTCTAAACTCAATAATAATGATAAGGAAAGTCCGAGACGAGTTAGACATCTTTCATATATTAGCGAGTTTACTACCGATATTCGCTATATTAGCGGACCGAATAACGTAGTGGCAGACGCATTATCACGTATAGAGACAGTAGATTGTCCTACAGCTCTAAATTACACAGAAATTGCAAAAGAACAAGCTAACGACGAATACCTACAGCAAGCgttaaaagtttcggatagtaaCTTGCAGTTTAAGCAGTTTCATTTGCCTAGCTGTGAGGAACCTGTTTATTgcgaaaggatgatgggcatattgggcgttaaaccaacagaaacaaaaagtatactaaattaaagcttaatactagtacttcatttcatagtatgacaacaatcctgaaatacgcggggataccGAGATAGAGGTagttgaatatgcaaagtttccatagtatttcacatcacattagggtaataaaaataatattaggtcaattagattgcttttatcgatcatattgagagtattgtatcatatcttactatcgattctatcgatttagtaagtatgtatatcgaataaatcataatcgattatattgctgaaaataaggaattgaattaaaataaaatgatagtaatgatggtaatcaataaattcgattaatcgaattgttaatcgataaatcattatttgacaatatcgattaataatcgatccgtgatcgattaattatgcgacaacactacaactaactggtagaaatcccattgaaacatgactgtgttcatgtcatttctctaaatggtacctaggtatggtcctacgcttataatgtagaacatggtttaaatataccatttgttggccccactcctgaactgttatttaatttaaaatttaattttttgtttgcgcaataaagcacctattactattacacattatgtcaatttccaagcaaacccgggagtttttggtagttatttatatgaaaatatatttctgatattaagtcctaacaaataatagtagttacatttctgttggttttacgcccagattccatagaaaagtgcccatcatcctttcaacTAACAAAGTCAGACCTTATTTACCGAAACAATATAGGCAATTAGCTTTTTATTCTGTGCATAATCTTAGTCATCCAGGTattaaaactacaaaaaatctaattaaaCAAAAGTTTTTTTGGCCAGATATGGATCGAGATATATCAAAATGGGCTCGTGCATGTATTAATtgtcaaaaagtaaaaattacGAGACATACTGTATCTGATGTAGGACAGTTTGGGCGACCTGATCGTTTCCAGCATTTACACATAGATATAGTAGGGCCTTTACCAATTTCGGCTGACGGTTATAGATTCTGTGTAACGATGATAGACCGATGTACCGGATGGCCAGAAGCATTTCCTGTTCAAAACATTACAGCGGAGACTATCGCTAGAATAATGTTTGAGGGTTGGATATCTCGTTTTGGATGCCCTTCAAAGCTTACCAGCGACCAGGGTAGACAATTTGAAAGTGATCTTTTTAGACAGTTAATGAAATATTTAGGAATACACAAATTGCGCACGACACCTTATCACCCTCAAAGTAACGGCATGATTGAGCGGTGGCATAGAGCACTTAAAGTGGCTTTGATGGCACGCTTACAACGCAACAGTTCTTGGGTAGACGAACTACCAGTTGTATTGTTAGGTTTACGCGCCGCTACTAGAAGCGACAGCGGTGTAAGCGCAGCTGAATTAACATACGGCAAATCAATTCGATTGCCAGGCGATTTTTTTGAAGATACCAAATTTTGTAATACAGATTCAGAATATTTGCAGAAACTAAGAGATAATATACGTAACCTGAATCCGAGACCATCAAGTCATCGTAATTCACGTTCTTTATTTGTTCCTAGTGATTTAAATACTTGTAAATATGTGTTTGTTCGGAATGATTTAATGCGCAAATCTCTTCAACCCCCATATGATGGCCCCTATGGCGTCATAAGTAGGAGAGGCAAAACATTCGTCATTAAAATAGGAGAAAAAGAAACTACTATTTCAATGGATAGGTTAAAACCCGCGCACATTCTTAGTGACCATGATTTAAACGATACTTTTGATTCTTTTACTAATTCTAGTAGTAGTAATAACTACGGTAGTAAGAATACTAGTACTAATAACGCAGACACTTCTAGCAAAGTTCTAATTCCAAAAACAACGCGAAGTGGCCGCGTTATCAATAAACCGGTGCGTTTTGACTTGTaagtttttttctttctaagtAGGTAGAGCGGCTCATCGTTACTTACTTAGgatatgtttttataaatacaatGTTCTAATGTTTTTACGAAACATGTAAACTATTATGCGTATTATTAATTAGCtattagtttattaatttaatattgtatttttatgtactTACCTTATACATGGTTTCATGATTTTTTACTTTACTCtttattcaaattgatttattgtattttgtttggcaaaacatttttgttattttgtttctGAGATGTTTATTGATGTTTAGTAATTTGTAAttgacatttttatattgtataATGATAGGCACATACAACCTTTTCttatgtttttactttttacttaaacttgCGCATTGCTTGTAATTTCGCAATGGACCAAGTGCACAATTTGATTGAGCGTATTATGTCtctagatatttttaattgacatagaattttgatttataatgttgtttcaaatattcattattttgttatttactcAATCAAGTgttattgtgttttattttttgtataaggAGGGGGATGATGTAGGTACACATTAATCAgagtaataaattaactttatgaatgAACAGACCTGTCCTTAAAatctaatattaattaattaattttctaataGTAATTTGTTCAAAGGTTGGGTTTTCGAAAAGTTGGGTTCTCGAATAGTAAGGTTTTCAAAAATTTCGAATATTAGAATAGTTATGTTTGGAAAGCCCGGAAAGAGTTagtcataattttaacaattctCCATTTATAAGGACCCCGACGTGTGTTCACATCCCGTGCCTTGAGTTTCCGTCGAGGAGGTCACACGGTGCGCGTTTTTCGGCGCGGGCGCACTGCCGGTCTTACCGTTGATGGCCGCCACAATGTCAGCGGCAACGCGCCCGCACACGACAATAAGATGACCACGCTGCCTTACATCTTTGTTGGTGAGAGATGTTTGTGtctgtaaaagagcttttttgCCTGACGTTACTTACTATTCTTACAACATAAAGCCTTCCTTATGTCGTAAGCTCCTCCTCCGCCTCCTACTTCTCCTTAGGAGCTTATAGCTTATCTCACAGCATAAAGAGCTTTTAATGCTTGATTGTGTTTTTGACTTTTCTGGCTTACGGTATGATCTGCCTCTTAGCACGCTTTTGTAGCTTTTTATGCTTGTTGTCCTCCATTTCAGTGACTTTTTCGTTAAGAATGGGACTTAAGTATATGTTTTCTTTTCTGCATCTTATTATAATTTAGGTCTGCTTATTGCATGCTCCCAGCGAATTTAAACCCCTCATCAGAGGCTCAAAGTCAAAATACCCTGGGCTAAGATCGAGAAGTCTACGTAACATCTTTTGGTTTTCGTCATTTCAGCTTTTAAGTCACCAAAATCACCATTTTCCCAAAACTGTAAATTTATAACACAAGTTCGTAATTTCTGTCCAATAACTAAAAGTTTTTAAGAAATAGAGTTGTAACAAGAGTTAGTTATTATGATGCTCTAAAGCCAGAAAATTCTTGTCTTTTAGGAGGGCATCCATCAGAAGGATTTCGCGACCTGCCCCACGACTTACCCCTACACACCGGCTGGCGCGGCTGTGTCTGGGAAGTGGGCGGCCCATCGGTGGGCGCGGGCAAGGCTTTGGGCGGGCGCGGCGTGGGCCAGTGCGGGGTCGCGCAGTGCACGGCCAAGTCTTGCCACGCTCCGAATGGCGTGTGCATTCACTCGCCGGCCACTTATGGGTAAGACCGGAATTAACACAAAATCTGTTGCACTGGCGGCAAATTGTAGGCGCTGTGAGGCACTAAACGCAATGGAGCAATGTGTTCTGCGGAGATGGCGACTGTAGAAGACTACAACTATAGTAAATAACTCTAAGATGTAGGTAGGGCCACTCAGAAATCGAACCCACAAACTAACTTACTATCTTTGGTCCACGGAGACgtagaaaattatgaaatcgcTTTCATTAGAAACATCTTCGTTGTTATAATTTAGATATAAAGTTTTAAACAAATTCCTTTTAATACCCTTGTAAAGAGGAAAATGATGTCATCCATCGCCACCTTTTGGTTAAAAACATTCTGAATAGCTCCGAGAAAAGCTGCATTGATTTGTTCCTTCTTGCTGGCACTACCGACCCCACAACATGTCAATGTTGCCAGATGCATCTGCAACGAAGGCTGGTTCGGCGCAACCTGCGCGTCTACAAGCAACCCGTGTGACCGCGCTGCGACACCGTGCCGTGGCCGCTGCGTTGTTACCGCGGCGCAAGCACACTGCGATTGCCCTTATGGGAAGACTGGCACTCACTGTGATCaaggtataattttattatcataataCGTAGCATTGTGAAGGCATCATACTTTGGTGGATGCACCCAAGCTCAGCGTTGCAATTTCCAGTTAATAAACTTCTTAGTTTACACGGGTGAGGTGACCTAAGTGTAAATTGCATAAACTATTTCTTCTTCTAGATAATATTGGTTTTTAACGGACTAACAATTAGTAGGCTTAGACGGCTTCCAAAACTTTACTGGGCATAAGTAGAGTTTCCTCACTTTCCTCCTCGACAACCTCACCTCAACCCGAAATTCGTTGCGTTCAAGCCGATTACCGAGccacaatattttttaaagtttttgaaagAGAATGCCGATGACGATCAAAACATAGAAACTTCAAAAAAGttttactaaggctgggttgcaccatcttactttaactttaaataacaaacgtcacaaatctgTAAAAcatcgttaaagttaccgttttaaagttaggtggtgctacTCAACCTTACTTTAGTCTATAGGTTTTAAATTACTTGATATGGGACTTTGGGGATACTTGCACACATTAGGtacatttcatttttatttgccaGATCTGATCCCCACGGACGTTCTATTCACCGGCACGAGATCATACATCCAACTCCACCCGCGCCCCATATCCAGTGTGGCCGTGTCTTTCGACGCCGAAGTGAAGCCGTCAAGGGAACGAGGCCTGATGGTCTTCGCGGAGACGCCCCACTTTTATACTGCACTGTCCTTGCAAGGCGGCCTGCTGGAGTATCG
This genomic interval from Ostrinia nubilalis chromosome 3, ilOstNubi1.1, whole genome shotgun sequence contains the following:
- the LOC135088179 gene encoding protein eyes shut encodes the protein MNSDKGRAILRVAWCVLAAAQAISAGISCLSNPCLHGICIDDINSTYSCYCVDGYTGVQCQTNWDECWSSPCQNGGTCIDGIASYNCSCPDGFIGDNCETNFNECESNPCMNNGTCIDMTNGYVCSCVPGFSGQHCEMDVAVCNSSEEVRCYNGGQCIEGPGFKFYCKCMAGWAGPKCEDQIDECESNPCQNGGVCIDVHADYMCACAFGYTGKSCEVQIEFCDENSCSNEALCVVEDGMRVCYCVPDYHGERCELQYDECLLGPRCMNGGTCIDGVDNFTCSCPPRLTGTLCECLILDDGTYDCEYVSPTPLPEITQSIILTTYEDLLTTDSSVIYTIGHNDSKPRNITMFEETELSTLSTSPGITTTTETSMDTTSETTVTKETSHEETTPIFTVDYTSVKEITSMTSFTQGMDSKTEATTECKESCTKPTEYTAKVPTIDEAISSVMTTEPTKADTKLTTTTETFELTTITTTTEAASTTTETPMKEITAEVTTTPKGDTTTEKMFTDTPTEHAQTDYPTPIVYTTTEAMEVVTGFDNSTYGFTTVQSECSDTVCSNHGTCINTPHGIRCHCTFNYGGRFCDEKLVIASAAFGGASYITHNLRNDTSIVIEFNAKTLITEGQIMHVDIAKGVYMQLFMVSGLLKFKFSCGYQTMLLSELKTFVNKGYLMKIETRLDLYLKEQHCNATLRLNDTVAMSGGQVANISSLNSNTTLYLGNNPDLKDSDNKPFIGCIADLIVNGERREVFGEAVEASEVSECSSLACLSGPCLNGGSCSDSGSGYTCSCANGWTGVHCNESVCENNPCHTGGSCVRHPGSGFLCLCPYGRHGIFCEYNVEITRPSLSPISTGISSYLMYPLSPSAINSDRFDLRLRFQTSDMDQIALLAFVGQAGRHDSRSQHLALTFVKGYIMLTWNMGTGPRRVFTSRALSFRRGGHTVRVFRRGRTAGLTVDGRHNVSGNAPAHDNKMTTLPYIFVGGHPSEGFRDLPHDLPLHTGWRGCVWEVGGPSVGAGKALGGRGVGQCGVAQCTAKSCHAPNGVCIHSPATYGCICNEGWFGATCASTSNPCDRAATPCRGRCVVTAAQAHCDCPYGKTGTHCDQDLIPTDVLFTGTRSYIQLHPRPISSVAVSFDAEVKPSRERGLMVFAETPHFYTALSLQGGLLEYRWTDRLSGVTSLVRSGVVVSMSQWHSVKAGRYGSRLYVWVDGAISTEAMLAHAYPHTASNASVLLGGARDLSALPFDVMSGPPESFSGCIRNLHVNNILLPLEEQNIQEGQNVADCDGTSCGGEVCGGGTCVVEQGRARCVCGGPAGGGGRCRRHTGCSRATCGPPAGHCRKGQCVCAAGYTGLQCDSKINVTIPQFTGESLLSLGRRTLLNERYSGEQRIASTLFRPSYLALNFTTAEQSGLLLWAIMDNDYLGIGLENGFLKLVWSFSNDNYTHEMFTEKSLKTPEPSRLLTRLVPHAGFLTDGEWHLLVVRLDRENITLTVDQTLAYVEEPGLRNELDYEDVDVFIGGINEEESSIAKKIFPDNFKGCIDQISTKEEFYMSNYTDVYSENVKSCQLFPLS